One Prosthecobacter dejongeii DNA window includes the following coding sequences:
- a CDS encoding DUF4340 domain-containing protein has product MHPRTTAFLLLLVVALGAVILGVERYLPSTRELREMKKGPAKFNKGEVTQFEIDSSGGDGVSLAREKGIWWVRRPFNDHADPDKVTKLLDELLAIGWIERVHRSEFDEAGWAKTALEQPRHKLRLMAGSELVLELWLGAAAPIEGSHYIALQKAQDSTEVTYYVAKTTLPDLLKPAPKDWRDSKLVRLSAEHVIGIKLVQEGGQIELARVQDGGSWVLTKPLSTRGSKEKIGELLSTLLNLEIKDAVEVASSSAASIDAGKSPSDTQAQPLKITLTAKQGETMIETEINLTKPVGDALETKATVNYRRPVFTVLSKSLKELWAQPNDLRDRMLARVNSEAVSSVRIESLAFPPVILEKQSESWFLRRHGKLEPANGDRVARLFESLNTHPIRNYASDSAANLAGYGLDKPFLTLIFGAADGRTSKMFFGANAERTEFFAKYEAEPSVYQIDASLLPSIPQDGIKWKGLGALRFTQFALRRISLGLGTQPPVELSYDPTTAQWTGVRAGRDITAMIDRVKADRLAGSLAKFNVQDWSADATNAIQALKTPALRVVVTLGEPGVNTGPTRDIELNFSPTQPDMDTALYFGQVGTGPDVFYVTRASLLELLAPVFKSE; this is encoded by the coding sequence ATGCACCCGCGTACCACGGCTTTTTTGCTGCTACTTGTTGTCGCCCTCGGCGCAGTCATCCTTGGGGTTGAGCGCTACTTGCCATCCACGCGGGAATTGCGTGAGATGAAAAAAGGCCCTGCGAAATTCAATAAAGGGGAAGTCACCCAGTTTGAGATTGATTCCAGCGGTGGCGATGGCGTTTCTCTGGCACGTGAAAAAGGCATCTGGTGGGTGCGGCGCCCCTTCAATGACCATGCAGATCCCGACAAAGTCACCAAGCTGCTGGATGAACTTCTCGCCATCGGTTGGATCGAGCGTGTACACCGTTCTGAATTCGATGAAGCTGGCTGGGCCAAAACGGCTCTTGAGCAGCCCCGACACAAATTGCGTCTCATGGCCGGCAGCGAGCTAGTCTTAGAGCTTTGGCTGGGGGCTGCGGCCCCGATCGAAGGCAGCCATTACATCGCCCTGCAAAAGGCCCAGGATAGCACCGAAGTCACTTATTACGTGGCTAAAACCACCCTGCCAGATCTCCTGAAACCTGCCCCCAAAGATTGGCGGGATAGCAAATTGGTCAGACTTTCCGCCGAACACGTCATCGGCATCAAATTGGTCCAAGAAGGTGGTCAGATTGAGTTAGCACGCGTCCAAGACGGTGGCAGTTGGGTTTTGACGAAACCGCTTAGCACTCGCGGTAGCAAAGAGAAGATTGGCGAACTGCTTTCCACCTTGCTAAACCTCGAGATCAAGGATGCCGTCGAGGTTGCCAGTAGCTCCGCTGCCTCCATTGACGCTGGAAAGAGTCCCTCAGATACGCAGGCACAACCACTGAAAATCACCCTTACGGCCAAGCAGGGCGAGACAATGATTGAGACCGAAATCAATCTAACTAAACCTGTCGGAGATGCGCTGGAAACGAAGGCCACTGTGAATTATCGCCGTCCTGTCTTCACCGTCTTATCGAAATCCTTGAAGGAACTCTGGGCTCAGCCCAACGACCTCCGGGATCGAATGCTCGCGCGGGTAAATTCGGAAGCCGTGAGTTCTGTACGCATTGAGTCACTGGCCTTCCCTCCGGTCATCTTGGAAAAACAATCGGAGTCCTGGTTCCTCCGCCGTCATGGTAAACTGGAGCCTGCGAATGGCGATCGTGTCGCGCGGCTATTTGAGTCATTGAATACTCACCCCATTCGCAATTACGCCTCGGATTCGGCGGCCAATCTAGCGGGTTACGGCTTAGATAAACCTTTCCTCACGCTAATCTTTGGTGCAGCAGATGGTCGCACCTCGAAGATGTTTTTTGGGGCGAATGCCGAGCGGACGGAATTCTTCGCCAAATACGAAGCTGAGCCGAGTGTGTATCAGATCGATGCCTCATTGCTACCCAGCATTCCCCAAGACGGCATCAAGTGGAAAGGCTTAGGGGCGCTGCGTTTCACCCAATTTGCCTTGCGCAGGATCAGCCTCGGCCTTGGCACCCAACCACCCGTGGAGCTTTCCTATGATCCCACCACCGCTCAGTGGACGGGTGTACGTGCAGGTCGTGACATCACCGCTATGATTGATCGAGTAAAGGCCGACCGCCTTGCTGGCTCTCTGGCTAAATTCAATGTCCAGGACTGGTCCGCAGATGCCACGAATGCCATTCAGGCTCTGAAAACACCTGCTCTCCGCGTGGTAGTCACCCTGGGGGAACCGGGAGTTAATACAGGTCCCACACGTGACATAGAGCTTAATTTCTCGCCGACCCAGCCGGATATGGATACTGCTCTGTACTTTGGCCAGGTCGGCACTGGCCCAGATGTTTTTTACGTCACCCGTGCTTCCCTGCTCGAGCTTTTAGCCCCGGTCTTTAAGTCGGAGTAA
- a CDS encoding DEAD/DEAH box helicase — MSEPRHSEPKKKASLLSRLKSGIKKAIGLGDKKQKTQPTEKAEPHRIAKMFPHEPHAPEAKSGERRREREGPRRDRGPRPERSGEDRGPRPPRSPRAEGQGDRPPRADRPEGNRPPRRERSERGDRPERGGERPRRGERPARERDAGDAKPRENFAALPPPPAPPVPEGPYPEAFQVLGLSDAVLAAIRETGYEKPTQIQERAIPVVLEGKDVVGASQTGTGKTAAFSLPTLSRLGAPGGFRCLVLEPTRELAAQVVEQFEKYGKHTGLRVLLVHGGVGYEKQRKGLQQGVDVVVATPGRLLDFMQDGTANLDNLEVLILDEVDRMLDMGFLPDVRRIVERTPKSRQTLFFSATMPPQIQTLAEFALKDPVSIEIGIRFSPAETVSHYMYPVASDQRQELLLAILKQTHIDSLMIFTRTKAQADQIYAAVKEQGTYKVAVMHSDIRQSERERALKGFREGEFEVIVATDLAARGLDVSGVTHVINYMVPENSEDYVHRIGRTGRAQKEGDAYTMFSAEELPYVASIERLISQKIERKKLEGFSYKYTTVLDEEDKARAILHGRGKKKRR, encoded by the coding sequence GTGAGCGAACCGAGACATTCCGAGCCCAAGAAAAAAGCATCCTTGCTGAGCCGCCTGAAGTCAGGCATCAAAAAAGCCATAGGACTGGGCGATAAAAAGCAAAAAACTCAGCCGACTGAAAAGGCGGAGCCCCATCGCATCGCCAAGATGTTTCCTCATGAGCCTCATGCACCTGAGGCCAAATCCGGCGAACGCCGCCGCGAACGTGAAGGCCCCCGCCGTGACCGTGGCCCACGCCCCGAGCGCAGTGGTGAAGACCGCGGTCCCCGCCCGCCTCGTTCTCCCCGTGCCGAAGGCCAGGGAGATCGCCCTCCACGCGCAGATCGTCCTGAAGGTAATCGTCCACCTCGTCGTGAACGGTCCGAAAGAGGTGACCGCCCAGAGCGCGGTGGCGAGCGCCCCCGCCGTGGTGAACGGCCCGCCCGTGAGCGTGATGCTGGCGATGCCAAGCCACGCGAAAACTTTGCAGCACTCCCACCTCCGCCTGCGCCTCCCGTGCCGGAAGGTCCATACCCAGAAGCGTTTCAAGTTCTTGGCCTCAGTGATGCCGTTCTGGCAGCCATTCGTGAGACTGGATACGAAAAGCCTACTCAGATCCAGGAACGTGCAATTCCCGTCGTGCTGGAAGGCAAAGATGTGGTCGGTGCTTCCCAGACCGGAACAGGTAAAACCGCAGCTTTTTCTCTACCTACCCTGAGCCGTCTCGGTGCTCCTGGCGGCTTCCGCTGCCTCGTGCTGGAGCCGACTCGTGAGCTTGCTGCCCAGGTGGTGGAGCAGTTTGAAAAATACGGCAAACATACCGGGCTGCGTGTACTTTTGGTGCATGGCGGAGTGGGTTATGAGAAGCAGCGTAAGGGCTTGCAGCAGGGCGTGGATGTGGTCGTGGCTACTCCAGGACGTTTGTTGGACTTCATGCAGGATGGTACGGCAAATCTGGACAATCTGGAAGTCTTGATCCTCGATGAAGTGGACCGCATGCTGGACATGGGTTTCCTGCCAGACGTCCGTCGAATCGTCGAGCGCACGCCGAAGTCACGTCAGACACTGTTTTTCTCGGCCACCATGCCGCCCCAGATTCAGACGCTGGCAGAGTTTGCTCTGAAGGACCCCGTAAGCATTGAGATCGGCATTCGTTTTTCCCCTGCGGAAACCGTCAGCCACTACATGTATCCCGTGGCGAGCGATCAGCGTCAGGAACTCCTTCTGGCCATTCTCAAGCAGACTCACATTGACAGCCTTATGATCTTCACCCGCACGAAAGCGCAGGCAGATCAGATCTATGCAGCGGTGAAAGAGCAGGGCACCTACAAGGTGGCCGTCATGCACTCCGACATTCGCCAGAGCGAGCGTGAACGCGCCCTCAAAGGCTTCCGTGAAGGCGAGTTCGAGGTCATCGTGGCCACGGATCTCGCGGCGCGTGGTCTGGATGTCAGCGGCGTCACCCATGTCATCAACTACATGGTACCAGAGAACTCCGAAGACTACGTGCATCGCATTGGTCGCACGGGTCGTGCCCAAAAGGAGGGTGATGCCTACACCATGTTCAGCGCCGAGGAGTTGCCCTATGTGGCTAGCATTGAGCGCCTCATCAGCCAGAAGATTGAGCGCAAGAAATTGGAAGGCTTCAGCTACAAATACACCACCGTTCTGGATGAAGAGGACAAGGCTCGCGCCATCCTTCATGGCCGTGGCAAGAAGAAGCGGCGGTAG
- a CDS encoding pyridoxal-phosphate-dependent aminotransferase family protein has translation MSTHVKLYIPGPVEVSPATFAAMSQPMMGHRGKGFQDLYAEIQPMLQTLFGTKQQVFLSTSSAWGVMEGSIRNLVKKKVLNCCNGAFSDKWLDVSKRCGKQAEAYQVEWGQPILPEEIDKRLATGEFDAITFIHNETSTGVLSPLTEIAALKKKYPDVMFITDSVSGFTTLPVNFDELGIDVLLTGSQKAFALPPGLALFAASEAAMARAATVEDRGYYFDFIEFKANGEKSMTPSTPCISLIYGLRHQLQTMFAEGLENRYARHARLNGLVHDWVRRNGFEFFAPEGYRSKSLTCVANNKEIDVAAFIGLLKKNHSLIIDGGYGKLKGKTFRISNMGDETDESIGAVIAALDDSLAKL, from the coding sequence ATGAGCACCCACGTCAAACTCTACATCCCTGGTCCCGTCGAAGTCAGCCCTGCCACCTTCGCAGCCATGTCCCAGCCTATGATGGGCCACCGTGGCAAAGGATTCCAGGACCTGTATGCTGAGATCCAGCCCATGCTGCAGACTCTCTTCGGCACGAAACAGCAGGTGTTTCTCAGCACCTCTTCGGCCTGGGGCGTGATGGAAGGTTCAATTCGCAATCTGGTGAAGAAAAAGGTGCTGAATTGCTGCAATGGCGCTTTTTCTGACAAGTGGCTGGATGTTTCGAAGCGCTGTGGCAAACAGGCCGAGGCTTACCAGGTCGAGTGGGGCCAGCCCATCCTGCCAGAGGAGATTGATAAGCGCCTCGCCACAGGTGAGTTCGATGCCATCACCTTCATTCACAATGAGACCTCCACCGGCGTGCTCAGCCCGCTGACGGAGATCGCTGCATTGAAGAAAAAATATCCAGACGTGATGTTCATCACAGATTCTGTTTCTGGTTTTACCACCCTACCGGTGAACTTTGATGAACTGGGCATTGATGTCCTTTTGACGGGCAGCCAGAAAGCTTTCGCCCTGCCTCCCGGCTTGGCCCTTTTCGCCGCCTCAGAGGCTGCTATGGCACGCGCTGCTACCGTGGAAGATCGCGGCTATTATTTCGACTTCATCGAGTTCAAAGCCAATGGCGAGAAGAGCATGACGCCGAGCACGCCTTGCATCAGCCTCATCTACGGTCTGCGTCATCAGTTGCAGACCATGTTCGCTGAGGGTCTCGAAAACCGCTACGCACGTCATGCTCGCCTCAATGGTCTGGTGCACGACTGGGTCCGCCGCAATGGCTTCGAATTCTTTGCTCCTGAAGGCTATCGCTCGAAGTCCCTGACTTGCGTGGCTAACAACAAGGAGATTGATGTCGCGGCCTTCATCGGCCTGCTGAAAAAGAATCATAGCCTCATCATTGATGGTGGTTACGGCAAGCTGAAGGGCAAGACCTTCCGCATCTCCAACATGGGGGATGAAACCGATGAAAGCATCGGTGCCGTCATCGCGGCTCTGGATGACAGCCTTGCTAAACTGTAG
- a CDS encoding LpxI family protein — translation MSLDLTSIALIAGNGIYPETFVKAARRAGVQRLVVAAFVNETKPELAAMVDAIEWFRVGQLSKMISFFVRQGIKQTVMVGQIAPKNLFDLRPDLRLLMMLARLKQRNAETLFGAISDEMAKDGITLLPATTFLEDLMPARGHVAGPTIKKRRWEDADYGFHIAKESSRLDIGQTVVVKNGTVLAVEAFEGTNEAVKRGGAMGKGGATMVKVSKPNQDMRFDVPVIGPDTIRTAAEAGVDLIAVEAGKTLLLSLEELRQECHQRKVAVIAL, via the coding sequence ATGTCACTCGATCTCACCTCCATTGCCCTTATTGCCGGGAACGGCATTTACCCAGAGACTTTTGTCAAAGCCGCGCGCCGTGCGGGGGTGCAGCGCTTGGTGGTGGCGGCCTTTGTCAATGAGACAAAACCAGAGCTCGCTGCCATGGTGGACGCCATCGAATGGTTCCGCGTGGGTCAGCTTAGCAAAATGATCTCCTTTTTTGTTAGGCAAGGCATCAAGCAAACGGTGATGGTGGGGCAGATCGCACCCAAAAATCTTTTCGACCTACGGCCCGACTTGCGGTTGCTCATGATGCTAGCGCGGCTGAAGCAGCGGAATGCCGAGACCTTGTTCGGTGCCATTAGCGATGAGATGGCCAAAGATGGCATCACGCTCCTACCTGCCACCACTTTTCTCGAAGACCTCATGCCGGCGCGTGGTCATGTCGCAGGTCCCACCATCAAAAAACGTCGTTGGGAGGATGCGGACTACGGTTTCCACATCGCCAAAGAAAGCAGCCGTCTGGACATCGGTCAGACGGTCGTGGTGAAAAATGGGACCGTTTTGGCTGTGGAGGCCTTTGAAGGAACCAATGAAGCGGTCAAGCGTGGCGGGGCCATGGGAAAAGGCGGCGCAACGATGGTCAAGGTTTCTAAACCCAACCAGGACATGCGTTTTGATGTCCCTGTGATCGGCCCAGACACCATTCGCACGGCTGCGGAGGCAGGGGTGGATTTGATTGCGGTAGAGGCTGGAAAAACTTTATTGTTAAGCCTGGAAGAACTGCGCCAAGAATGTCACCAGAGAAAGGTCGCAGTTATCGCTTTGTGA
- a CDS encoding tetratricopeptide repeat protein, producing the protein MVAVAGLNTDEMDKPSEAFQAILKQLEADQKAAAEKPGAGPDVNASFNNALAKVNELAKNGDKDALYALGHWGVLSNSNVNEIIELYRKAAAQGQVLAKAELAQVLLQAAPQDPERVAEAVKLIQEAEAANNKVARRLLANLHIAGIGGVEKSVDKAKALLEKGSAEGDGESTLGLSQLYAAGIPGLPKDEAKSLEYLIKATEQKNAVAMSTYAARLFDGDPVVEGSKQLVKKDPEAAMKMFEDAAATGFAAANRLLGAIYESGLGGKTRDLKKAVEYFTKAANANDAQALFRLGNYFEAGLTEGEGEKAVSVVQQNAKSALDLYRLAAQNGLSEAFFNVGVYYETGTVVDKDPEKAFTFQLRAANSGLPQAQHRLATYYQNGTGVAQDLVAAMGWYQRAAGANFVLSQIALGQMYEIGAGTRPDPISASQMYLNAAEQGAPLAMLRLASLNERGLLDKDNKPNLPQALAYAKLAMDASNKAELAVKYHDELKAKMTAAQISEATKIYDGKKKPAATPATPAKPTGSGKK; encoded by the coding sequence ATGGTCGCAGTTGCCGGTCTGAATACCGACGAAATGGACAAGCCAAGCGAGGCGTTCCAGGCCATCCTTAAGCAGCTCGAAGCTGACCAGAAAGCCGCCGCTGAGAAGCCGGGTGCTGGTCCAGACGTCAATGCCTCTTTCAACAACGCTCTCGCCAAGGTCAATGAACTGGCCAAAAACGGCGACAAAGATGCTCTGTATGCCTTGGGGCATTGGGGCGTGCTGAGCAACAGCAACGTGAACGAGATCATTGAGCTTTATCGCAAAGCCGCCGCCCAGGGCCAGGTCCTGGCCAAGGCTGAACTCGCCCAGGTGCTTCTGCAGGCCGCTCCTCAGGATCCTGAGCGCGTCGCGGAAGCCGTGAAGCTGATTCAGGAAGCTGAAGCTGCCAATAACAAAGTCGCACGTCGCCTTCTGGCGAATCTTCACATCGCCGGCATCGGTGGTGTGGAAAAAAGCGTGGATAAGGCCAAGGCTCTCCTCGAAAAAGGCAGTGCTGAAGGCGATGGCGAATCCACCCTCGGTCTTAGCCAACTATACGCAGCCGGCATTCCCGGATTGCCTAAAGACGAAGCCAAGTCCCTCGAATATCTCATCAAAGCCACTGAGCAGAAAAACGCTGTGGCCATGAGCACCTACGCTGCACGCCTTTTTGATGGCGATCCAGTCGTGGAAGGCAGCAAGCAATTGGTCAAAAAAGACCCTGAAGCAGCCATGAAGATGTTTGAAGATGCGGCTGCTACCGGCTTTGCCGCAGCGAACCGCCTCCTCGGTGCCATTTATGAAAGTGGTCTGGGTGGCAAAACCCGCGATCTGAAGAAGGCCGTCGAATATTTCACCAAAGCTGCAAACGCTAACGACGCCCAGGCTCTTTTCCGCCTCGGCAATTACTTCGAAGCAGGTCTCACTGAAGGCGAAGGCGAGAAGGCCGTCTCCGTGGTGCAGCAGAATGCCAAGAGCGCTCTGGATCTGTATCGCTTGGCTGCCCAGAACGGTCTTTCTGAAGCCTTCTTCAATGTGGGTGTCTATTATGAAACCGGCACCGTGGTGGACAAAGATCCTGAAAAGGCCTTCACCTTCCAGCTTCGTGCAGCCAATTCCGGCCTGCCTCAGGCTCAGCATCGCCTGGCCACTTATTACCAGAACGGCACGGGCGTCGCTCAAGACCTCGTCGCTGCCATGGGCTGGTATCAGCGTGCAGCGGGTGCTAACTTTGTGCTCAGCCAGATCGCTCTAGGCCAGATGTACGAAATCGGTGCGGGCACTCGCCCAGACCCGATCTCCGCATCTCAAATGTACCTCAATGCGGCTGAACAGGGAGCTCCTCTGGCCATGCTCCGCCTCGCTAGCCTGAATGAGCGTGGTTTGCTGGATAAGGATAACAAGCCAAACCTCCCCCAGGCCTTGGCTTACGCCAAGCTGGCTATGGACGCCTCTAACAAGGCTGAGCTTGCCGTCAAATATCATGACGAACTGAAGGCTAAGATGACCGCTGCCCAGATCTCTGAGGCCACGAAAATCTATGATGGTAAGAAAAAGCCAGCCGCAACTCCAGCCACCCCGGCTAAGCCTACAGGTTCCGGCAAAAAGTAA